Within the Streptomyces sp. R41 genome, the region CAGCCCCGCCCACTGGAAGATGCTGCGCGCCATGGTCGCGCCCGGCGCGGGCGACCTGTTCATCGCCAGTGACACCCACCAGCGGATCTACGACCGGCAGGTCACCCTTTCCACCGTCGGCGTCAACATCCGTGGCCGCTCCTCGAAGCTGACTCTCAGCTACCGCACCACTCAGGAGATCCTCGACCAGGCCGCCAAGGTCGTCCGCGGGGCCACCTATGACGACCTCGACGACGGCACCGACACCCTTGAGGGCTACCACTCCCTGCTGCACGGCCCAGCCCCCGAGTACGTCGCCTGCGCCGACTGGACCGACGAGATCGCCCAGCTCGCCGAGGCCCTCAAGCAGTGGCGCGCGGACATCACCCAGCCTGCCGAGGACGGCACCGTACGCGATCCGAGCGGCACCATGGCCGTCTGCGTCGCCGACGGCGAGATGGCCGGCCGCGTCGCCGCCGACCTGGAGATGAAGCACGGCATCACCACAGCGACCCTCACCAAGGACGGTCCGCAGGGCGGCGGCGAGGTCCACATCGGCACGATGCACCGCTTCAAGGGGCTTGAATACCAGAAGCTCGCGGTCGTCGGCGCGAGCGACGGCATCCTCCCGCGCACCGTCCTGATCGATAAGTACGCAACGACCGACCCCAACCGCTACGAACGCGAACTCAAGAAGAGCCGCAACCAGCTCTTCGTCGCGACCACCCGAGCCCGGGACGCGTTGCGCATTTCCTGGCACGGCAAACCTAGCCCGTTTCTGCCCTTGTAGGCCGGGGCGACTCTGAGCCGCTGCGGCCACCACCACGGGGCAGCGCCCCCCAGCAGCAAGATTGTTCGACAGCAAAGCCCGTAGTTCGCTGGGCGGGCTCGGGAGCATCCCGCCCAGCGAACTATGTGGGTGGGGGCGCGTTTTGGGCGAGGCGGACGCGGTGGCCATCTGCGGTGTCGCCGAAGTCGCGTTCGTCGTCGTTGCGGAAGCGTTTGTAGAACCACTCGGGTACTCGGGTGGTGTCCAGGCGGGTACGGAGTACGCCGTCCTGCACGTCCCGTGCGACGCTCCGTAGGTGGTGCCATTCGTCGTCGGGGACGGGGCCGGGGCGTCCGTTGTGTAGCTCGGTGTTGACGACCTTGGTGAGTCGGTCGCGTTCGTCGGCCACCTTGCGTTGGCCGGACCAGATCTCGTAGGAGATCTGGTAGGCCGCCAGGGACGGGACGAAGAAGCTGAGGAGGGTGTCGAGCAGCGTGGCGTCCGCGACCGCGAGACCGACGACGAGGCCGATGGTGGTCCACAGGATCACGGTGGCGGCGATGAGGTGGCTGTAGCGGCGGCGGAGGCGGGCGTCCCAGGCGAGGTTCTGTTCCTGGGCGATGAACACGTCGTAGGGGTGGTGGACGTCGTTGGTGGGGTCATACCAGCCGTCGGTGATGCGCTTGTCCTTCGCGCCGCCTCGGGGGAGCTTGCGCGCGAGACGGCGGACATCGGGTTCGGGGATGGGGTCGCCTGCAACGGTTGCGCGCCACGGCAAGTGGAACAGGGCGATGTCGAACATCTCCTGGAGCAGGGCGCCCTGGCGGGCGGTGTTCCCGGCGAGGCCCTTGAGTAGGAACGCGGAGACGACGAACCAGAAGAACCCGATGATCGAGACGGCTGTCCGGCCGTGGCCGATCAGAGTGATCAGGACACCGGCGACGGCGAGCGCGACGGCGGTGGTGACGCGTACGGCTTCGAGGAGCTGGCCGCGTTGGTGGCTTGCCGCCGCGGCGCGCTGGAGGAGCAGCATGTCGTCGTCGAGCTGCCGCTCGTGGATGGCCCGAGGCGGTATCCCGCGGACGCCGCCGGGGTCGGTGGAGAGGTTCATGGCTTGGTCATCCGGTTCCCGAACAGCTTCTTCCACTCGTCGTAGGCGGCGCGTTCCTGGCCCTCGTCCTCCAGGTCGACCGCCCGTTCTGCGATGGCGCGGGCCTGGTTGAGTGCATTGGCCGCGGCGAGTTTCTGGGTCGCGTTCATGACGGCGTTGACGTCACCGCCCAGGCCGGCGGGGTCGGGCCACTCGTCGCCGATGCGTTCGGCGGCGGTGGCCAGGAACAGCACAATCTCGTCCTGGTAGCGCCCAATCGGCGGTTTCACCAGCGACTGGGCCATGACCTCCAGCAGGAAGGAGGGCGACACGGGCTCGCCGAGTTCGCGGTTGATGCCCTTGACCATCTTGACGAAGGGTACGTACTTGCCGTCGCAGTCGGCGTTCTTCGCGATGCTCAGCTCGTGGTGACGCTTGGGGTTGGTCGCGATCCAGCCGCCTGCCGAGGGGTCGGGGATGAAGTAGCCGCCGTCGGCTCGCTTGAAGGCGGGGACGACATCGATCGACATGACCTCGTCGTCGGGGCCGTAGGGGATGACAACGGCCATACCGTCACGGGCGGCGGAGCTCCACTTCTGACGGAGCAGCGTCTCCAATGCGTTGATCACTTGGATGGGAGCTTGATCGCGGAAGCCTGCCTGGGAGCCGTTGGCGTCCAGGACCACGAAGATATCGATGTCCTTGAGCTTCTTCGTCTTGGTGTCGCGCCGGTAGCTGCCGGTGAGGAAGTCGTCAACGAGGTCCCAGTGCGACCGGACGAAGTCGCGGATGGCCTCGTGCCGTGCCTTCGCCAGGTCCTGCTCGGTCTGGGTGATCTCCAGGTTGTGCTTGAGGTTGGTGAAGGCGTCGTCGACGTATCCCATAGTGGTGTCTTCCTGCTCGTGGTCTCAGGTGTGGTAGTACCGCATGCCGGTCGAGGCGTGCGGGGCAGAGCCGAGGGTGCCGAAGGTGATGCCGCGCAGGCCGTCAGTGCTCACCCGCTGGCCGGGCCCCCAACCCGGTTGCGGGGTGCGGGGTCCGTTGAAGGTGCAGAACAGCCGGTGAGTGGTGCCCGTGGGCACTTGGTCGAACTTGGCTCGGAACCGGGCGGCCCGGGCACGGGAGGCGGTGAACTCGGCGTTGCCGTCGCCGGAGGTGGTGTAGGACACCGGGAACTCGATCACCGGCGCCACGGCGCCCGAGGGCTGGTGGCACTCAAGGACGACCGTGTCGAGTGAGCCCTCCTCGATCCACGCCTTGATCGCGTTCTCGTTCTGCACCCAGTCGCGATGCAGCCGGTCCATGTTGATCCCCAGGTCGGCGAGGATGTCGGTGATGGTGCCGAGGATGACGTCGGTCAGGTGCGTGGCGGTGTGGGTCCGGGTGTAGCTGTAGGTATAGGTGGAGGTCATCACTGGGTCACCGCCCGTCGCAGAGCCTCACGGTCGATCAGCGGACCGGAGTTGGCAGCTTTCGTCTCCGGAGCGGGCGGGACAGCATCGGACAACCGGGCGTGACCGTCGGCTGCTGCCTTCACCTGCTCCTGGAGCGGGGCCGGGGACGGCAGATGGATCGTGAAATCGTCGGCGCCCGCCGCGCCTGGGACGGGGTTGAGGTTCTCCTCCAACGTCAGCGCCTCTGTGCCGGACACCGTCGTGATCTCGCAGTGCACCTTGCCGGCAACCAAGGTGATCGGGTGCTGCTGCAGGTGCCCTGCCGCGATCAGCATCCGCCCGACCGACTCGGCGGCCGACATCGCCTGCACCGCCTCGTCGCGGGACAGCGCGGAGGACTGCTCCACGGTGTCCGCCACGAGGTCCGCGATCACCGTCCAGGTTCCGCTGGCGCTGCGCATAGGAGAGGCCGCCACCTGCCTAGTACGCCGCACGGGACACCTCCGACTGGCCCGTCTCCCCGACGGCGTTGCGCACTGCGGCGGCCAGGTCGTCTTCGGTGAGGCGGCCGGGGTCCAGCACCGTGTCCAGCCGCTGCGCCAGGGCTTCGAAGACCACCTTGCGCGTACGGCGGCCGTCCAGCCCGTGAGCCGCTTCGGCGATGCGGTCCATCGCCGAGGAGCGGGCCAGCTCGCCCAAGGCGGGGTACTTGTCGGCCAGCGTCAGCAGCGTGGAGGCCAAGATCTTCCGCAGCGCCTCCGGCTCGGGAAGCGGGACGAGGATTGCGGCGTCGGAGCGGGAGAGGAACGCCTCGTCCAGTGCGGTGGTGAAGTTGCTGGTCGCGACGAAGAACAGGTGCGGGTGCTCGGCGGCGTTGAGATCCAAGGCAGTGAGAACCGCGTCGGTGGCACGGTGGACATCGGCCGGGTTGGCTGCCAGCGACGCCGCCGAGCGGGCGACCGCCATCGACTCGACCTCGTCGAGGATCACCACGGTCGGCACGCCATCCGATGCGAGACCCGGCACGTACTCGCCGAGCAGCTCGCTGACCCGCTGCTGCGACTGCCCGTGCTCGGCGCTCATTAGCCCGTGCGGGTTGATCTCGATCCGCCGGACCGCACCTCCGGCGACATAGCGGGCGACCTGCGCCGGCAGACCCCGTGCCAGGGTGGTCTTGCCGGTGCCGGGAGGGCCGTAGAGCGTGCACAAGCCGTGCAACGCCGTCACCGCAAACGGCAGGTCAGGCCGCACAAGCAGCGACAGCACAGTCTGGTTGCGCAATCGCTCCTTGATCTCCTCCGGCACCACGATGGCGTCCCACAACGCGACCTCCGCCGAGTCGGCGGTGATCACCTCGTCCGACAGCACGCACTCCTGAACTCTCAGCACCTCAGCTCCGTCCCCCCACACGTGGCGGGTCACCTCAGATCTGAACATCATATTCCGCGTTTTGGGTACAGTACACGACGTGGAGGAGATGCAACTCGACACACTTCACTCGGGCGTGTTCCGCTGGAGCTGAGCGATTTGACCGACCGGTAACCAAGGTGTGCCTAAGATGCGAGCGGAGCATTCAAGATCGAGAATCGTCCGCTGATCAGTGGACGTTGACTGGCCCGGAGACGAGCGACGTGAACGACCCGCAACTGGACCCCGGCGACATCGCAGCCCTGTTCGATCGCGCCCGACTGCGAATGGCGCGCGAACTCCGTGGGCTCACCCAGGTGCAACTGGCCCGGGAAGTGGGCTCCGTCACCGCAGCCTCGATCAGTCAGTTCGAGAACGGACACACCAAGCCCGCCACATCGACGCTTCGCCGGCTTGCGGTCGCCTTGCGGGTACCGCCGTCGTTCTTCGCCGCTCCAGCCCGCCCCCCTGCCCAGGATCAGGTCAACGGGTTCTTCCGCAGTCTTCGATCCACCTCCCCCCGAGATCGCCAACAAGCGCTCGCCTACGTGCACCTCGCGAGGGAACTCGCGCTTGAGCTCGAAAAACACGTCGCGTTGCCCGACCTCAATCTGCCGCGCGTCCCAGTTGGCGAAGGACAGCCTCTTCAGTCCGCCGATATCGAACAAGCGGCAGCCCAGGTCCGTGACCACTGGAATGTCCCACGCGGTTCAGTTCAAGATGTTGTGCGACTGCTGGAAATGAACGGAATTATTGTCGTCCGCTTCCGTGTCAGCATCGAAAAAGTTGATGCATTTTGCGTCGACTTCCCCGATAGGCCCGTTGTCGCTCTCGGGGCCGACAAAGGGCTGCGCGACCGCTCCCGCTTCGATGCGGCCCACGAACTAGGCCACCTGGTCTTGCATGGCGTCACTGGAAAAATTGGCGACAAGGTCACTGAGAGCCAAGCCCATGAGTTCGCCGCCGCGTTCCTCATGCCAGCCGACGACATCAAATCCGAACTTCCGGAACGGCTCGACTGGCCCGTATTTCTCCGCTTGAAGGCAAAATGGCACGTCTCTCTAGCCGCCCTCCTGGTCAGGGCAAAAACGCTCGGCGTCATGAGTGAACACACCTACGCGCAGGGATGGAAAGCCTTGTCAGTCCGAGGATGGAGGAAAGTAGAGCCAGGCCCCCTGGGAAATCCAGAGGCTCCGGTACTCCTGCAACGCGCACTAGAACTCATGGAGACAACCGGCATCTCCTTCGCCGATTTCATCTATCGTTCCGGACTTCCGGAGGCCGACGTTCGAACCCTGCTCAGCCGGGATATCAGCGAACGCCCCCGCGTGGAATTCTGACCCACCTCACCCGTCACTCGGTACCCGAAGCTATAGAGGCCGAAGTGGTGGCCTTCCCAGCGCCGACGTAGTTCGACGAGCCCGACTTGGTCCGTGATTACGACCTCGGTGCTTGCTTCATCGGATACGCGCGCGGCTGGGACCCGTCCGGCGTCGACCGCGCCTGCCCCGCACCCCGCGAGCGCGGTCCAGGGCCAGTTCCATGGCCCTGCCGGACACCCGTATCGGGCCCACCGCAGCCGCTCCAGCTCTGACACCCGCTTCTTCTCGGGCACTTCGAGCAGTCGGACCATCTCGGTGTGCAGGTCGTACGGCGCCGCCTCGTAAAGCGTGGCCTGCAGCCGGTCGTTCTCCTCCTAGCGGACCGCGGCCACCATCTGTCAGGTCCCCCTTTTCAGCGCCCGCATGTTCACCGAGTCGATCGCGCAGCGGGACCAGTCCAACTCGCCGCGGGAGCCGAGCTCGTCCAGGACCAGGCGGTGGAGCTTGGCCCACACTCTGGCCTTCGTCCAGTCGGAGAAGCGCCGATGGGCCGTCGCACCCGACGGCCCGAACGACGCTGCGGGCAACTGCTGCCACGTGCAGCCCGACGTGGCCACGAACACGATCGCCGCCAGCACCTCCCGGTCACCATGCCGACGTCGGCCACCGCCCTGAGGTCGCGAAGGCGCCTCCGGCACCACCCGCTGGAACAGGTCCCACAACTCATCCGGCACCAGCCGCTCAACAATCCCCACCACCGCAGACTATCGAAGACACTAAATGAGATGACGTCTCAAGAGGACCGAGGCTGCCGCGTGCGAGGGGCAGCCCAAGGGTGCGTCATATCACCGAGGGCATCCCACGTGTGCCGTCACCACGGAGCGATGCGCCGCGCCACCGAGCATGACAGCGTGATTTCACCTCCGTTGTCATCCGCACGCGGGCGATGCATTGCCGTTCGGGATACAAAGCATCAGTGACCGCGAAGCACACCGATAGGCCCCGGGCGCTGACCCGGGAGAAGCTGCTCGCGCGGTCGGCGGCCAAGAGGCATTCGTCGTTGGGTCGGTGGCACGAAACCCCAGGCCAGACGCCAATCCGCGAAAGATTTCCCAGGGACTTGTCAGGGACTTCCACCTCTGTCCGAGGGACTTTTCAGGGATTTTCCGCCGCGTAAGCGGGGAAGGCCCTGACAGCTCCGAACGATGCAAAGGAGCAGGTCAGGGCCCATTTCCTCAGAACTCGATGATGTTCACCGCAGCCCGTCCCGCGCCGTCTCCTTGTACTTGACGCTCGTGTCGGCCCTATTTGGTCATGGTCGTGAGCTTCGAATTTGGCGTTGCACGCTCGACTTGCGTCACGGTGGGAGTTCTTCAGGGACTCTATGGCGACAGGATCTACGCGGCATCCGACGGCACGTGACATGTCTGTGGGGTGGCGGGGGCGCTGGTTCGGGGTGAGGAAGCTGACTGGGGGCGTTATGGCTCCGAGTCAGATGTTGGCAAGATGGCCTATCGCTCCGGATTCCGAACGGTCGGTGGGCGCGATGCCAGGTATCGTCCTGCACGCCCGGCGGGGTGGCCTGAGGCACCTTTCCAAGCGGAATCGTCGACGACGATGCTCTACGCTGCTCGGCGGTCGCTGC harbors:
- a CDS encoding CBASS oligonucleotide cyclase is translated as MGYVDDAFTNLKHNLEITQTEQDLAKARHEAIRDFVRSHWDLVDDFLTGSYRRDTKTKKLKDIDIFVVLDANGSQAGFRDQAPIQVINALETLLRQKWSSAARDGMAVVIPYGPDDEVMSIDVVPAFKRADGGYFIPDPSAGGWIATNPKRHHELSIAKNADCDGKYVPFVKMVKGINRELGEPVSPSFLLEVMAQSLVKPPIGRYQDEIVLFLATAAERIGDEWPDPAGLGGDVNAVMNATQKLAAANALNQARAIAERAVDLEDEGQERAAYDEWKKLFGNRMTKP
- a CDS encoding helix-turn-helix domain-containing protein, producing MNDPQLDPGDIAALFDRARLRMARELRGLTQVQLAREVGSVTAASISQFENGHTKPATSTLRRLAVALRVPPSFFAAPARPPAQDQVNGFFRSLRSTSPRDRQQALAYVHLARELALELEKHVALPDLNLPRVPVGEGQPLQSADIEQAAAQVRDHWNVPRGSVQDVVRLLEMNGIIVVRFRVSIEKVDAFCVDFPDRPVVALGADKGLRDRSRFDAAHELGHLVLHGVTGKIGDKVTESQAHEFAAAFLMPADDIKSELPERLDWPVFLRLKAKWHVSLAALLVRAKTLGVMSEHTYAQGWKALSVRGWRKVEPGPLGNPEAPVLLQRALELMETTGISFADFIYRSGLPEADVRTLLSRDISERPRVEF
- a CDS encoding AAA family ATPase, which produces MLRVQECVLSDEVITADSAEVALWDAIVVPEEIKERLRNQTVLSLLVRPDLPFAVTALHGLCTLYGPPGTGKTTLARGLPAQVARYVAGGAVRRIEINPHGLMSAEHGQSQQRVSELLGEYVPGLASDGVPTVVILDEVESMAVARSAASLAANPADVHRATDAVLTALDLNAAEHPHLFFVATSNFTTALDEAFLSRSDAAILVPLPEPEALRKILASTLLTLADKYPALGELARSSAMDRIAEAAHGLDGRRTRKVVFEALAQRLDTVLDPGRLTEDDLAAAVRNAVGETGQSEVSRAAY
- a CDS encoding S-4TM family putative pore-forming effector; translated protein: MNLSTDPGGVRGIPPRAIHERQLDDDMLLLQRAAAASHQRGQLLEAVRVTTAVALAVAGVLITLIGHGRTAVSIIGFFWFVVSAFLLKGLAGNTARQGALLQEMFDIALFHLPWRATVAGDPIPEPDVRRLARKLPRGGAKDKRITDGWYDPTNDVHHPYDVFIAQEQNLAWDARLRRRYSHLIAATVILWTTIGLVVGLAVADATLLDTLLSFFVPSLAAYQISYEIWSGQRKVADERDRLTKVVNTELHNGRPGPVPDDEWHHLRSVARDVQDGVLRTRLDTTRVPEWFYKRFRNDDERDFGDTADGHRVRLAQNAPPPT